The following are encoded together in the Nocardia sp. XZ_19_385 genome:
- a CDS encoding ATP-binding cassette domain-containing protein, giving the protein MSLAVEVLGLVKSYGKIRVLDNIDLQIPAGTVMGLLGPNGAGKTTTVRIVTTLLRPDAGSVRVAGVDVLRDPAGARRRIGLSGQYAAVDANLSGYENLRMVARLYGMSPRQSSARAEELLNALGLDHAAHRRAGTYSGGMARRLDLAGALVARPAVVVLDEPTTGLDPRGRLDMWRVIGDLVDDGTTVLLTTQYLEEADLLADRITVIDRGRVIARGSADELKTAIGGDRLTVTVAAGQEIKPALRVLAQVGVGEPTHEPGTDEASVVVGDGTRTMVEALRRLDDAGVCVLDASVHRPSLDDVFLSLTGTVAQTETESENETDEVEEEIMS; this is encoded by the coding sequence ATGAGTTTGGCCGTGGAAGTGCTCGGATTGGTGAAGAGCTACGGGAAGATCCGGGTGCTCGACAACATCGATCTGCAGATCCCGGCGGGCACCGTGATGGGGCTGCTCGGGCCCAACGGCGCGGGCAAGACCACCACCGTCCGGATCGTCACCACGCTGTTGCGGCCGGACGCCGGATCGGTGCGGGTGGCGGGGGTGGACGTGCTGCGCGACCCGGCGGGCGCGCGCCGCCGCATCGGCCTGTCCGGGCAGTACGCCGCGGTCGACGCGAACCTGTCCGGTTACGAGAACCTGCGCATGGTGGCTCGCCTCTACGGCATGTCACCGCGCCAGTCCTCCGCGCGAGCCGAGGAACTGCTGAACGCGCTCGGCCTGGACCACGCCGCGCACCGTCGCGCGGGCACCTACTCCGGCGGCATGGCCCGCCGGCTCGACCTGGCCGGCGCGCTGGTCGCCCGGCCCGCGGTGGTCGTGCTCGACGAACCCACCACCGGCCTGGATCCCCGTGGGCGCCTGGACATGTGGCGGGTGATCGGCGACCTCGTCGACGACGGCACCACCGTGCTGCTCACCACCCAGTACCTCGAGGAAGCCGATCTGCTGGCCGATCGCATCACCGTCATCGACCGCGGGCGGGTGATCGCCCGCGGCTCGGCCGACGAACTCAAGACCGCGATCGGCGGCGACCGGCTCACCGTCACCGTGGCCGCCGGTCAGGAGATCAAGCCTGCGCTGCGGGTGCTGGCTCAGGTCGGCGTCGGCGAACCCACCCACGAACCGGGCACCGACGAGGCGTCCGTGGTGGTCGGCGACGGCACCCGGACCATGGTCGAGGCGCTGCGCCGGCTGGACGACGCCGGTGTCTGCGTGCTCGACGCGAGTGTGCACCGACCCAGCCTGGACGACGTATTCCTGTCCCTGACCGGCACGGTCGCCCAGACCGAGACCGAGTCGGAGAACGAAACCGATGAGGTAGAAGAGGAGATCATGTCGTGA